GGCTTACCCTCTTTATCGAGGCCCTGATGTTTGTATAATTCGTCAACCATCTTAACGAATTTTTTCTTATCGATGGTCATACCGATCACATCAATAGCACCGCGCTTACAAGGCTCATCAAAATAACGATGGTTTAACATATCGCCTTTTTCAAGATCGTTACGCGTCAGCCCTTCCCTCAAATTAAAGAGCCGTTCGAGCATGTTACAGCGGTGCGAGATCTCCCAGATTTCTTCGGGCGTCATCTCGAGTCCGGTATTGTAGTAAAGTACTTTTGACCAGTCCTCGAAATTGGGCAGTGTCGGTCCCAGAAAGGTTGTGTGATATTTGCAGATACCCAGACAGTCAACACCCATGAAGCAGTTTTCTTGCCAGAAAACCTGCCAGGGTTTGCCGACATATTCAGTATGCTCTGAGCTCAGCTGTCCGTCATAAGGCACCGGGCTGCCGTATATCTTTTTTAGAACCTTTTCGGGCAAATGATATAAATCGATAGCCGGCCGACTTCTAAGATGGTCTGAACCCCGGGAGGCAGTGGCCACGTTAAGCGCCAACGCCGGGGTGGGCCTTTCATCCGAATGCAAGTTGCTCATGCCTTTCACCTGAACAAGATAATCGAATGATTTCTTTCCGATCTTTTTGGAAGCCGGAATGCCGCCGTCGGCGAGTGCATCCGCCAACCAGCCTTTGCGGTAGCAGATGCGTTCAACCATCTCGAGGACGGCCTTGTCGTTTCCCCAGGTCAAATCGAGTCCATCAGTTTCTTTATCGGTGATGATACCCAGCTCATAGAGCTCCATGGCCCAGGAAATAAGACTGCCGGTTTCAAGGTTGTCCATCCCAAACTGATTGACCAGATAGTTGCCGGTCAGAACCGTCTCAGCCCGGGGGGTATCGGTTTCGGCCCCAAAAGCGCCCAGGGATGTGTATTCCGGACCTTCATCGTATTTGCCGGCCAGGGGACCGCTCGGAATCTTATACTGAGCCCGGCAATGAACCTGGCAGCCAAAACAACCAGTCATATGATGGCGCCCCATTGATTCTTCAGCAATTTCATCAATGTGTTCAGGTTCGATATCGTCAGCATATTCACACTGATTGTATTGAAAATTCCGCGTCCGGACACCACCCCAGCAATTTGTCGCCCCCCAGATAAAAGGCGTCCCTAAAACTCCCTGGGTCTGGTTCACTTTGGCGCTGACGATTTGATCGATAAAACGCTTATTGTATTCCAGCGCTTCAACCGGATGGGCAATCTGAATGTCCATGGTCCCGCGAGCGGCCACAGCCTTCAGATTTTTGGAACCCATGACACATCCCATGCCTGTGCGGCCGCCGGAATTTTTGATGCCGGTCATCACATTGGCAAACCGAACCAGATTTTCTCCGGCCGGCCCGATAACACAGCTTTTAACTTCCTCGTCTCCCAAATCTTCCCGGATAGCCCACTGTGTTTCGGTTACGGATTTACCCCAGATGTCGCGGGCATCGCGAATTTCGATTTCGCCGTTGTTAATGGAGATGTAAACCGGATGCTCGGCCTTGCCCTTGATGACCAGATGATGAAATCCGGCCCAGGCCAGTTCGGGTGCGAAAAACCCACCCATGTTGGTGCTACCCAAAAGTCCGGTCAACGGTGATTTGGCCATAACATGCGTTCTGGCAGTTGCAGATGCGCAGGTGGCGGTCAATATACCACCGCTGATCAACAGCGTATTGGCAGGCCCCAATGGGTTGCACCCTTTTTTGGTATGGTTATACAGCAGATAAGCGTCGAGTCCGCGGCCGCCTAAAAATTTCTTGCGCACCTCAAGCGGAATCGGCTTGGTTTCGATATCACCGGTGGTGAGATCAATGTATGCGATCTTTCGGTTTAACGCCATATCAGGATACCCCCTTTTCCTTTAGTTTTTCTTCAGCCAGTTTCTTGTTGACCTCCCAGACCGGGCCACGAATGCGGGGCAAATTGGCATTGACCCAGTGGATACGGTATTCCATTCCGCAGGTCGGGCATTTAGCGGTTTTACAACCCTTTTCCGGCTGAATCCTTTCCATGCAGCTCGGGTTATGGCATCTAAACTTGCCATAGGTCCGGGTCTTGCGAAGACTTTCGGCCGTTGAAAGGCCTTGCTTATCGGTCGCCATACTTTTCTCCTTTATGGTTTTGAGATAACATCCCGAGATGCGCCCGGGTGCGCAACGTT
This is a stretch of genomic DNA from Desulfobacterales bacterium. It encodes these proteins:
- a CDS encoding aldehyde ferredoxin oxidoreductase family protein, with translation MALNRKIAYIDLTTGDIETKPIPLEVRKKFLGGRGLDAYLLYNHTKKGCNPLGPANTLLISGGILTATCASATARTHVMAKSPLTGLLGSTNMGGFFAPELAWAGFHHLVIKGKAEHPVYISINNGEIEIRDARDIWGKSVTETQWAIREDLGDEEVKSCVIGPAGENLVRFANVMTGIKNSGGRTGMGCVMGSKNLKAVAARGTMDIQIAHPVEALEYNKRFIDQIVSAKVNQTQGVLGTPFIWGATNCWGGVRTRNFQYNQCEYADDIEPEHIDEIAEESMGRHHMTGCFGCQVHCRAQYKIPSGPLAGKYDEGPEYTSLGAFGAETDTPRAETVLTGNYLVNQFGMDNLETGSLISWAMELYELGIITDKETDGLDLTWGNDKAVLEMVERICYRKGWLADALADGGIPASKKIGKKSFDYLVQVKGMSNLHSDERPTPALALNVATASRGSDHLRSRPAIDLYHLPEKVLKKIYGSPVPYDGQLSSEHTEYVGKPWQVFWQENCFMGVDCLGICKYHTTFLGPTLPNFEDWSKVLYYNTGLEMTPEEIWEISHRCNMLERLFNLREGLTRNDLEKGDMLNHRYFDEPCKRGAIDVIGMTIDKKKFVKMVDELYKHQGLDKEGKPKKETLKKLGLENEPSHLL